A window of Rhododendron vialii isolate Sample 1 chromosome 11a, ASM3025357v1 contains these coding sequences:
- the LOC131307533 gene encoding DIS3-like exonuclease 2 isoform X1 — translation MRGAVVEQTHVVERSEDADSNKKKKRRSNRRSKQNSSVSACSSVDELPADSSEVVGGSGTSNEQQLPRASNIAFNSLPTMRVNEQAATQEGISMQNQHFFPSDFGDRMYSKSCPVTVTCEESIGSIGNKESLLPHQRNFFAPHWSSESVNEALEKGHVFKALFRVNAHNRLEAYCKIDGVQTDILVNGIAAQNRAVEGDIVAIKVDHFSSWIKMKGSAGTVDNSGPSDDNNSACQVSELARDSSKGKNKVDAAYECVNGTNCSLIEEKGFCNVSFTPTGADAGLRLIGQCTSVSGYRYSPVNGHCPSALDPLHTVRSSDRDDIPNSVEKLCATMSSFPSKRPTGRVVAIMERSPRRDTIVGFLSVSQGLANKEVLKNERKKKSSLLPPNLEYIILTPIDPKFPKMTVCLRDLPKAIRKRLEDSDQTIEMEIVGARIGDWSEGNYAPQACVMHIFGRGGEIEPHISAILFENAIPSSEFSAESLSCIPSFPWEVPPEELKRRRDLRNLCIFTIDPSTATDLDDALSVERLSSGVFRVGVHIADVSYFVLPNTALDMEAQFRSTSVYLLRGKLPMLPPLLSENVVSLNPGVDRLAFSVLWDINLNGEIVDQWIGRTVIRSCCKLSYENAQDIIDGLFDVGSFNPAEDGVPQLHDHFHWSDVKISVKCLNEISLKLKEKRFDDGALRLESSKLVFLFDEDGTPYDGILSERKDSNFLVEEFMLLANRNAAEVIFRAYPDCALLRRHPDPNLRKLREFQAFCKKHGFELDTSSSGQLHRSLEKIRDALKNDPVLFNILVSYATKPMQLAGYFCSGDLEGENYWGHYALAVPLYTHFTSPLRRYPDIVVHRTLAAITEAEEWYLKHRRASQKLNNGKELIRRCFSGTCFDKDAAVSIEGQEALSAAASKYGVPCTEALADIAAHCNERKLASRHVKDASDKLVMWFLLRKKEILLTEARVLGLGPRFMSIYVPKLAIERRIYYDEVEDLTAEWLDNTSTLVLNLSSHKRFQRRGSPGKWRTAEDVALITCPLELALDFPGDGGNNGCSEENIEQKICCASQIAVQNTSIASLDPAPGLISGISDAIEVKPAVFPLTVQLLSTIPVALHAVGGDDGPLDIGARLYMSSYFR, via the exons ATGAGAGGGGCGGTTGTTGAGCAAACTCATGTGGTGGAGAGGAGTGAGGATGCGGATAgtaataagaagaagaagcgcCGATCCAATCGACGATCCAAGCAGAATTCTTCCGTTTCTG CCTGTAGTTCAGTAGATGAACTTCCTGCAGATTCATCAGAAGTTGTGGGGGGAAGTGGCACATCAAACGAGCAACAACTGCCCAGAGCGTCTAATATTGCTTTTAATTCTTTGCCAACTATGCGTGTGAATGAACAAGCGGCAACACAGGAGGGTATAAGTATGCAAAACCAGCATTTTTTTCCATCCGATTTTGGTGATCGAATGTATTCAAAATCATGTCCTGTGACGGTTACTTGTGAGGAGTCAATAGGGTCAATTGGGAATAAGGAATCTCTTCTGCCTCATcagagaaatttttttgctcCGCACTGGTCCAGTGAATCTGTTAATGAGGCATTAGAG AAAGGTCATGTCTTTAAAGCGTTATTTCGGGTGAATGCTCACAATAGACTTGAG GCCTATTGCAAAATCGATGGAGTTCAAACGGATATTCTCGTTAATGGAATTGCAGCACAGAATAGAGCT GTGGAAGGAGACATTGTTGCAATTAAAGTTGATCATTTCTCATCATGGATAAAGATGAAAGGGTCTGCTGGAACTGTTGACAATTCTGGCCCGTCGGATGATAATAACTCTGCCTGTCAAGTCTCTGAGTTGGCTCGCGATAGCTCCAAAGGAAAGAATAAGGTAGATGCGGCTTATGAGTGTGTAAATGGTACAAATTGCTCACTTATTGAAGAGAAGGGGTTTTGTAATGTGAGTTTTACTCCCACCGGTGCAGATGCTGGTCTACGACTCATTGGACAATGCACATCTGTGTCAGGTTATCGTTATAGTCCTGTTAATGGACATTGTCCTTCTGCTCTGGATCCTTTGCATACAGTTAGATCTAGTGACCGTGATGATATTCCTAATTCGGTGGAGAAGTTGTGTGCGACAATGAGCTCATTCCCTTCAAAAAGACCAACCGGCAGAGTTGTGGCCATTATGGAAAGATCTCCTCGTCGTGATACTATTGTTGGTTTTCTTAGTGTTAGTCAGGGCCTTGCTAAtaaagaagttttaaaaaatgaaaggaagaaaaagagttCATTATTACCTCCCAACCTGGAGTACATCATTTTGACACCGATAGACCCAAAGTTTCCAAAAATGACGGTATGTTTGCGAGACCTTCCTAAAGCCATTAGGAAAAGGTTGGAAGATAGTGATCAAACAATTGAAATGGAAATTGTGGGTGCACGAATTGGCGATTGGAGTGAAGGAAATTATGCCCCGCAAGCTTGTGTCATGCATATTTTTGGGAGGGGTGGAGAGATCGAACCACATATTTCTGCAATattatttgaaaatgcaatCCCTTCTTCTGAATTTTCAGCTGAATCACTTTCTTGTATTCCATCTTTTCCTTGGGAGGTGCCACCTGAGGAATTAAAGAGAAGAAGAGATCTAAGAAATTTGTGCATATTTACTATTGACCCCTCCACTGCTACAGATCTTGATGATGCGTTATCAGTTGAAAGGCTTTCCAGTGGTGTTTTCAGAGTCGGTGTGCACATAGCTGATGTATCATATTTTGTTCTACCGAACACGGCATTAGACATGGAAGCTCAGTTTCGATCTACTAGTGTCTATCTACTGCGGGGTAAGTTACCTATGTTGCCCCCATTGCTTTCAGAGAATGTAGTGTCTCTTAATCCTGGAGTAGACCGACTTGCCTTCTCAGTTTTGTGGGACATAAATCTTAATGGTGAGATTGTGGATCAGTGGATTGGCCGCACTGTCATACGATCTTGTTGCAAACTCTCCTATGAAAATGCTCAGGACATCATTGATGGGTTGTTTGATGTGGGGAGTTTTAATCCTGCAGAAGATGGTGTCCCTCAGTTGCATGATCACTTCCACTGGTCTGATGTTAAAATTTCTGTGAAATGCCTTAATGAGATTTCCCTAAAATTgaaggagaagagatttgatGATGGGGCATTGCGTCTAGAAAGCTCCAAACTGGTTTTCTTATTTGATGAAGATGGAACTCCTTACGACGGTATACTTTCGGAAAGGAAGGACTCAAATTTCCTTGTTGAGGAGTTTATGCTTTTGGCCAACAGGAACGCTGCAGAAGTAATATTTAGAGCTTATCCGGATTGTGCATTGTTGCGCAGGCATCCTGATCCTAACTTGAGGAAGCTTAGAGAGTTTCAAGCTTTTTGTAAAAAACATGGTTTTGAATTGGACACTTCTTCTTCCGGTCAGCTTCATCGTTCATTAGAGAAGATAAGAGACGCACTCAAGAATGATCCTGTTTTGTTTAATATTCTTGTCTCGTACGCTACGAAACCAATGCAGTTGGCAGGATACTTTTGTAGCGGAGATCTGGAAGGAGAAAATTATTGGGGGCACTATGCTTTGGCTGTTCCACTCTACACCCATTTCACTTCACCACTGCGTAGGTATCCGGATATTGTAGTACACCGGACATTAGCTGCCATAACTGAAGCTGAAGAGTGGTATTTGAAGCACAGAAGAGCGTCGCAAAAACTAAACAATGGGAAGGAATTGATAAGAAGATGCTTCAGTGGTACTTGTTTTGATAAGGACGCAGCAGTATCAATTGAAGGTCAGGAAGCGTTATCTGCTGCAGCATCAAAATATGGAGTTCCATGCACCGAAGCACTTGCAGACATTGCTGCTCATTGCAATGAGAGGAAGCTGGCCAGTAGGCATGTCAAGGATGCTAGTGATAAACTCGTCATGTGGTTTCTTCTCAGGAAAAAGGAG ATTTTGTTGACTGAAGCAAGGGTACTGGGTCTGGGACCAAGATTCATGTCAATATATGTTCCCAAGTTAGCT ATTGAGCGGCGCATCTATTACGATGAAGTTGAAGACCTAACAGCGGAATGGCTTGATAATACGTCAACATTGGTGCTCAATTTATCTTCACATAAGCGCTTCCAGCGGAGAGGTAGCCCGGGTAAATGGAGGACAGCTGAAGATGTTGCCCTAATTACCTGTCCATTAGAGTTGGCTTTGGATTTCCCGGGAGATGGTGGTAACAATGGCTGCTCAGAGGAGAATATTGAACAGAAAATTTGCTGTGCATCACAAATAGCAGTACAAAACACTAGTATAGCATCGCTGGATCCAGCACCTGGTTTAATATCTGGCATTTCAGATGCTATTGAAGTCAAACCTGCTGTATTCCCGCTCACGGTGCAACTCCTCTCAACAATACCTGTCGCTCTTCATGCAGTTGGTGGGGATGATGGGCCACTTGATATAGGGGCAAGACTGTACATGAGCTCATATTTTCGGTAA
- the LOC131307533 gene encoding DIS3-like exonuclease 2 isoform X2, which translates to MRVNEQAATQEGISMQNQHFFPSDFGDRMYSKSCPVTVTCEESIGSIGNKESLLPHQRNFFAPHWSSESVNEALEKGHVFKALFRVNAHNRLEAYCKIDGVQTDILVNGIAAQNRAVEGDIVAIKVDHFSSWIKMKGSAGTVDNSGPSDDNNSACQVSELARDSSKGKNKVDAAYECVNGTNCSLIEEKGFCNVSFTPTGADAGLRLIGQCTSVSGYRYSPVNGHCPSALDPLHTVRSSDRDDIPNSVEKLCATMSSFPSKRPTGRVVAIMERSPRRDTIVGFLSVSQGLANKEVLKNERKKKSSLLPPNLEYIILTPIDPKFPKMTVCLRDLPKAIRKRLEDSDQTIEMEIVGARIGDWSEGNYAPQACVMHIFGRGGEIEPHISAILFENAIPSSEFSAESLSCIPSFPWEVPPEELKRRRDLRNLCIFTIDPSTATDLDDALSVERLSSGVFRVGVHIADVSYFVLPNTALDMEAQFRSTSVYLLRGKLPMLPPLLSENVVSLNPGVDRLAFSVLWDINLNGEIVDQWIGRTVIRSCCKLSYENAQDIIDGLFDVGSFNPAEDGVPQLHDHFHWSDVKISVKCLNEISLKLKEKRFDDGALRLESSKLVFLFDEDGTPYDGILSERKDSNFLVEEFMLLANRNAAEVIFRAYPDCALLRRHPDPNLRKLREFQAFCKKHGFELDTSSSGQLHRSLEKIRDALKNDPVLFNILVSYATKPMQLAGYFCSGDLEGENYWGHYALAVPLYTHFTSPLRRYPDIVVHRTLAAITEAEEWYLKHRRASQKLNNGKELIRRCFSGTCFDKDAAVSIEGQEALSAAASKYGVPCTEALADIAAHCNERKLASRHVKDASDKLVMWFLLRKKEILLTEARVLGLGPRFMSIYVPKLAIERRIYYDEVEDLTAEWLDNTSTLVLNLSSHKRFQRRGSPGKWRTAEDVALITCPLELALDFPGDGGNNGCSEENIEQKICCASQIAVQNTSIASLDPAPGLISGISDAIEVKPAVFPLTVQLLSTIPVALHAVGGDDGPLDIGARLYMSSYFR; encoded by the exons ATGCGTGTGAATGAACAAGCGGCAACACAGGAGGGTATAAGTATGCAAAACCAGCATTTTTTTCCATCCGATTTTGGTGATCGAATGTATTCAAAATCATGTCCTGTGACGGTTACTTGTGAGGAGTCAATAGGGTCAATTGGGAATAAGGAATCTCTTCTGCCTCATcagagaaatttttttgctcCGCACTGGTCCAGTGAATCTGTTAATGAGGCATTAGAG AAAGGTCATGTCTTTAAAGCGTTATTTCGGGTGAATGCTCACAATAGACTTGAG GCCTATTGCAAAATCGATGGAGTTCAAACGGATATTCTCGTTAATGGAATTGCAGCACAGAATAGAGCT GTGGAAGGAGACATTGTTGCAATTAAAGTTGATCATTTCTCATCATGGATAAAGATGAAAGGGTCTGCTGGAACTGTTGACAATTCTGGCCCGTCGGATGATAATAACTCTGCCTGTCAAGTCTCTGAGTTGGCTCGCGATAGCTCCAAAGGAAAGAATAAGGTAGATGCGGCTTATGAGTGTGTAAATGGTACAAATTGCTCACTTATTGAAGAGAAGGGGTTTTGTAATGTGAGTTTTACTCCCACCGGTGCAGATGCTGGTCTACGACTCATTGGACAATGCACATCTGTGTCAGGTTATCGTTATAGTCCTGTTAATGGACATTGTCCTTCTGCTCTGGATCCTTTGCATACAGTTAGATCTAGTGACCGTGATGATATTCCTAATTCGGTGGAGAAGTTGTGTGCGACAATGAGCTCATTCCCTTCAAAAAGACCAACCGGCAGAGTTGTGGCCATTATGGAAAGATCTCCTCGTCGTGATACTATTGTTGGTTTTCTTAGTGTTAGTCAGGGCCTTGCTAAtaaagaagttttaaaaaatgaaaggaagaaaaagagttCATTATTACCTCCCAACCTGGAGTACATCATTTTGACACCGATAGACCCAAAGTTTCCAAAAATGACGGTATGTTTGCGAGACCTTCCTAAAGCCATTAGGAAAAGGTTGGAAGATAGTGATCAAACAATTGAAATGGAAATTGTGGGTGCACGAATTGGCGATTGGAGTGAAGGAAATTATGCCCCGCAAGCTTGTGTCATGCATATTTTTGGGAGGGGTGGAGAGATCGAACCACATATTTCTGCAATattatttgaaaatgcaatCCCTTCTTCTGAATTTTCAGCTGAATCACTTTCTTGTATTCCATCTTTTCCTTGGGAGGTGCCACCTGAGGAATTAAAGAGAAGAAGAGATCTAAGAAATTTGTGCATATTTACTATTGACCCCTCCACTGCTACAGATCTTGATGATGCGTTATCAGTTGAAAGGCTTTCCAGTGGTGTTTTCAGAGTCGGTGTGCACATAGCTGATGTATCATATTTTGTTCTACCGAACACGGCATTAGACATGGAAGCTCAGTTTCGATCTACTAGTGTCTATCTACTGCGGGGTAAGTTACCTATGTTGCCCCCATTGCTTTCAGAGAATGTAGTGTCTCTTAATCCTGGAGTAGACCGACTTGCCTTCTCAGTTTTGTGGGACATAAATCTTAATGGTGAGATTGTGGATCAGTGGATTGGCCGCACTGTCATACGATCTTGTTGCAAACTCTCCTATGAAAATGCTCAGGACATCATTGATGGGTTGTTTGATGTGGGGAGTTTTAATCCTGCAGAAGATGGTGTCCCTCAGTTGCATGATCACTTCCACTGGTCTGATGTTAAAATTTCTGTGAAATGCCTTAATGAGATTTCCCTAAAATTgaaggagaagagatttgatGATGGGGCATTGCGTCTAGAAAGCTCCAAACTGGTTTTCTTATTTGATGAAGATGGAACTCCTTACGACGGTATACTTTCGGAAAGGAAGGACTCAAATTTCCTTGTTGAGGAGTTTATGCTTTTGGCCAACAGGAACGCTGCAGAAGTAATATTTAGAGCTTATCCGGATTGTGCATTGTTGCGCAGGCATCCTGATCCTAACTTGAGGAAGCTTAGAGAGTTTCAAGCTTTTTGTAAAAAACATGGTTTTGAATTGGACACTTCTTCTTCCGGTCAGCTTCATCGTTCATTAGAGAAGATAAGAGACGCACTCAAGAATGATCCTGTTTTGTTTAATATTCTTGTCTCGTACGCTACGAAACCAATGCAGTTGGCAGGATACTTTTGTAGCGGAGATCTGGAAGGAGAAAATTATTGGGGGCACTATGCTTTGGCTGTTCCACTCTACACCCATTTCACTTCACCACTGCGTAGGTATCCGGATATTGTAGTACACCGGACATTAGCTGCCATAACTGAAGCTGAAGAGTGGTATTTGAAGCACAGAAGAGCGTCGCAAAAACTAAACAATGGGAAGGAATTGATAAGAAGATGCTTCAGTGGTACTTGTTTTGATAAGGACGCAGCAGTATCAATTGAAGGTCAGGAAGCGTTATCTGCTGCAGCATCAAAATATGGAGTTCCATGCACCGAAGCACTTGCAGACATTGCTGCTCATTGCAATGAGAGGAAGCTGGCCAGTAGGCATGTCAAGGATGCTAGTGATAAACTCGTCATGTGGTTTCTTCTCAGGAAAAAGGAG ATTTTGTTGACTGAAGCAAGGGTACTGGGTCTGGGACCAAGATTCATGTCAATATATGTTCCCAAGTTAGCT ATTGAGCGGCGCATCTATTACGATGAAGTTGAAGACCTAACAGCGGAATGGCTTGATAATACGTCAACATTGGTGCTCAATTTATCTTCACATAAGCGCTTCCAGCGGAGAGGTAGCCCGGGTAAATGGAGGACAGCTGAAGATGTTGCCCTAATTACCTGTCCATTAGAGTTGGCTTTGGATTTCCCGGGAGATGGTGGTAACAATGGCTGCTCAGAGGAGAATATTGAACAGAAAATTTGCTGTGCATCACAAATAGCAGTACAAAACACTAGTATAGCATCGCTGGATCCAGCACCTGGTTTAATATCTGGCATTTCAGATGCTATTGAAGTCAAACCTGCTGTATTCCCGCTCACGGTGCAACTCCTCTCAACAATACCTGTCGCTCTTCATGCAGTTGGTGGGGATGATGGGCCACTTGATATAGGGGCAAGACTGTACATGAGCTCATATTTTCGGTAA
- the LOC131307533 gene encoding DIS3-like exonuclease 2 isoform X3: protein MLVFWCLLLQKGHVFKALFRVNAHNRLEAYCKIDGVQTDILVNGIAAQNRAVEGDIVAIKVDHFSSWIKMKGSAGTVDNSGPSDDNNSACQVSELARDSSKGKNKVDAAYECVNGTNCSLIEEKGFCNVSFTPTGADAGLRLIGQCTSVSGYRYSPVNGHCPSALDPLHTVRSSDRDDIPNSVEKLCATMSSFPSKRPTGRVVAIMERSPRRDTIVGFLSVSQGLANKEVLKNERKKKSSLLPPNLEYIILTPIDPKFPKMTVCLRDLPKAIRKRLEDSDQTIEMEIVGARIGDWSEGNYAPQACVMHIFGRGGEIEPHISAILFENAIPSSEFSAESLSCIPSFPWEVPPEELKRRRDLRNLCIFTIDPSTATDLDDALSVERLSSGVFRVGVHIADVSYFVLPNTALDMEAQFRSTSVYLLRGKLPMLPPLLSENVVSLNPGVDRLAFSVLWDINLNGEIVDQWIGRTVIRSCCKLSYENAQDIIDGLFDVGSFNPAEDGVPQLHDHFHWSDVKISVKCLNEISLKLKEKRFDDGALRLESSKLVFLFDEDGTPYDGILSERKDSNFLVEEFMLLANRNAAEVIFRAYPDCALLRRHPDPNLRKLREFQAFCKKHGFELDTSSSGQLHRSLEKIRDALKNDPVLFNILVSYATKPMQLAGYFCSGDLEGENYWGHYALAVPLYTHFTSPLRRYPDIVVHRTLAAITEAEEWYLKHRRASQKLNNGKELIRRCFSGTCFDKDAAVSIEGQEALSAAASKYGVPCTEALADIAAHCNERKLASRHVKDASDKLVMWFLLRKKEILLTEARVLGLGPRFMSIYVPKLAIERRIYYDEVEDLTAEWLDNTSTLVLNLSSHKRFQRRGSPGKWRTAEDVALITCPLELALDFPGDGGNNGCSEENIEQKICCASQIAVQNTSIASLDPAPGLISGISDAIEVKPAVFPLTVQLLSTIPVALHAVGGDDGPLDIGARLYMSSYFR, encoded by the exons ATGTTAGTATTTTGGTGTTTACTTCTGCAGAAAGGTCATGTCTTTAAAGCGTTATTTCGGGTGAATGCTCACAATAGACTTGAG GCCTATTGCAAAATCGATGGAGTTCAAACGGATATTCTCGTTAATGGAATTGCAGCACAGAATAGAGCT GTGGAAGGAGACATTGTTGCAATTAAAGTTGATCATTTCTCATCATGGATAAAGATGAAAGGGTCTGCTGGAACTGTTGACAATTCTGGCCCGTCGGATGATAATAACTCTGCCTGTCAAGTCTCTGAGTTGGCTCGCGATAGCTCCAAAGGAAAGAATAAGGTAGATGCGGCTTATGAGTGTGTAAATGGTACAAATTGCTCACTTATTGAAGAGAAGGGGTTTTGTAATGTGAGTTTTACTCCCACCGGTGCAGATGCTGGTCTACGACTCATTGGACAATGCACATCTGTGTCAGGTTATCGTTATAGTCCTGTTAATGGACATTGTCCTTCTGCTCTGGATCCTTTGCATACAGTTAGATCTAGTGACCGTGATGATATTCCTAATTCGGTGGAGAAGTTGTGTGCGACAATGAGCTCATTCCCTTCAAAAAGACCAACCGGCAGAGTTGTGGCCATTATGGAAAGATCTCCTCGTCGTGATACTATTGTTGGTTTTCTTAGTGTTAGTCAGGGCCTTGCTAAtaaagaagttttaaaaaatgaaaggaagaaaaagagttCATTATTACCTCCCAACCTGGAGTACATCATTTTGACACCGATAGACCCAAAGTTTCCAAAAATGACGGTATGTTTGCGAGACCTTCCTAAAGCCATTAGGAAAAGGTTGGAAGATAGTGATCAAACAATTGAAATGGAAATTGTGGGTGCACGAATTGGCGATTGGAGTGAAGGAAATTATGCCCCGCAAGCTTGTGTCATGCATATTTTTGGGAGGGGTGGAGAGATCGAACCACATATTTCTGCAATattatttgaaaatgcaatCCCTTCTTCTGAATTTTCAGCTGAATCACTTTCTTGTATTCCATCTTTTCCTTGGGAGGTGCCACCTGAGGAATTAAAGAGAAGAAGAGATCTAAGAAATTTGTGCATATTTACTATTGACCCCTCCACTGCTACAGATCTTGATGATGCGTTATCAGTTGAAAGGCTTTCCAGTGGTGTTTTCAGAGTCGGTGTGCACATAGCTGATGTATCATATTTTGTTCTACCGAACACGGCATTAGACATGGAAGCTCAGTTTCGATCTACTAGTGTCTATCTACTGCGGGGTAAGTTACCTATGTTGCCCCCATTGCTTTCAGAGAATGTAGTGTCTCTTAATCCTGGAGTAGACCGACTTGCCTTCTCAGTTTTGTGGGACATAAATCTTAATGGTGAGATTGTGGATCAGTGGATTGGCCGCACTGTCATACGATCTTGTTGCAAACTCTCCTATGAAAATGCTCAGGACATCATTGATGGGTTGTTTGATGTGGGGAGTTTTAATCCTGCAGAAGATGGTGTCCCTCAGTTGCATGATCACTTCCACTGGTCTGATGTTAAAATTTCTGTGAAATGCCTTAATGAGATTTCCCTAAAATTgaaggagaagagatttgatGATGGGGCATTGCGTCTAGAAAGCTCCAAACTGGTTTTCTTATTTGATGAAGATGGAACTCCTTACGACGGTATACTTTCGGAAAGGAAGGACTCAAATTTCCTTGTTGAGGAGTTTATGCTTTTGGCCAACAGGAACGCTGCAGAAGTAATATTTAGAGCTTATCCGGATTGTGCATTGTTGCGCAGGCATCCTGATCCTAACTTGAGGAAGCTTAGAGAGTTTCAAGCTTTTTGTAAAAAACATGGTTTTGAATTGGACACTTCTTCTTCCGGTCAGCTTCATCGTTCATTAGAGAAGATAAGAGACGCACTCAAGAATGATCCTGTTTTGTTTAATATTCTTGTCTCGTACGCTACGAAACCAATGCAGTTGGCAGGATACTTTTGTAGCGGAGATCTGGAAGGAGAAAATTATTGGGGGCACTATGCTTTGGCTGTTCCACTCTACACCCATTTCACTTCACCACTGCGTAGGTATCCGGATATTGTAGTACACCGGACATTAGCTGCCATAACTGAAGCTGAAGAGTGGTATTTGAAGCACAGAAGAGCGTCGCAAAAACTAAACAATGGGAAGGAATTGATAAGAAGATGCTTCAGTGGTACTTGTTTTGATAAGGACGCAGCAGTATCAATTGAAGGTCAGGAAGCGTTATCTGCTGCAGCATCAAAATATGGAGTTCCATGCACCGAAGCACTTGCAGACATTGCTGCTCATTGCAATGAGAGGAAGCTGGCCAGTAGGCATGTCAAGGATGCTAGTGATAAACTCGTCATGTGGTTTCTTCTCAGGAAAAAGGAG ATTTTGTTGACTGAAGCAAGGGTACTGGGTCTGGGACCAAGATTCATGTCAATATATGTTCCCAAGTTAGCT ATTGAGCGGCGCATCTATTACGATGAAGTTGAAGACCTAACAGCGGAATGGCTTGATAATACGTCAACATTGGTGCTCAATTTATCTTCACATAAGCGCTTCCAGCGGAGAGGTAGCCCGGGTAAATGGAGGACAGCTGAAGATGTTGCCCTAATTACCTGTCCATTAGAGTTGGCTTTGGATTTCCCGGGAGATGGTGGTAACAATGGCTGCTCAGAGGAGAATATTGAACAGAAAATTTGCTGTGCATCACAAATAGCAGTACAAAACACTAGTATAGCATCGCTGGATCCAGCACCTGGTTTAATATCTGGCATTTCAGATGCTATTGAAGTCAAACCTGCTGTATTCCCGCTCACGGTGCAACTCCTCTCAACAATACCTGTCGCTCTTCATGCAGTTGGTGGGGATGATGGGCCACTTGATATAGGGGCAAGACTGTACATGAGCTCATATTTTCGGTAA